A single genomic interval of Nitrospirota bacterium harbors:
- a CDS encoding multicopper oxidase domain-containing protein, with amino-acid sequence MNRRDFLITGAALSAATLLPGSLFAETTKRKNLKRFPRQLKPEMEGNVKVFRLFVDIHQQELAPGVKTHTLAFNNQVPGPEIRVNRGDRVKVYFKNKTELNHTIHWHGMHVPWRMDGVPYITQMPVMPGQEFVYEFVAEPYGTHFYHCHWGTLLHMQSGMFGSLIVEDPDDPIKKRFPYEREYTLLYSAHDLNFLRNEINAMLQRMKERLYLVKNGRFDKERFAVFDSKEELEEAVRNGYQPPYVVNRRAPADLAQPFWFTVNGKSYPSTPTLYIREGESIRVRLINSGTEEHYLHLHGHDFWLVCDDGIPVPQPWQMNTMRLSPGKTLDIIIEGTNRGIWTFHDHDTRRVTNNGLYPGGNLMALVYEDLPEEERRIMPMQGMNNLIPKVALDE; translated from the coding sequence ATGAACAGGAGAGATTTCCTTATTACAGGCGCTGCCCTCTCGGCGGCAACACTTCTGCCGGGTTCTCTCTTTGCCGAGACAACGAAAAGAAAGAACTTAAAGCGTTTTCCCCGGCAACTCAAACCTGAAATGGAGGGCAACGTCAAGGTCTTCCGTCTCTTCGTCGACATCCACCAGCAGGAACTCGCGCCGGGGGTCAAAACCCACACCCTTGCCTTCAACAACCAGGTTCCGGGTCCCGAAATAAGGGTCAACAGGGGAGACAGGGTAAAAGTCTATTTCAAAAACAAAACTGAGCTCAACCACACCATCCACTGGCACGGCATGCATGTACCATGGCGTATGGACGGAGTGCCGTATATCACCCAGATGCCTGTAATGCCGGGCCAGGAGTTCGTCTATGAATTCGTCGCAGAGCCTTACGGTACACACTTCTATCACTGCCACTGGGGAACGCTGCTGCACATGCAGTCCGGCATGTTCGGCAGCCTTATAGTCGAGGACCCGGACGATCCGATAAAAAAGAGGTTCCCCTATGAACGGGAGTACACGCTCCTCTATTCCGCACACGATCTCAATTTCCTGAGAAACGAGATAAATGCCATGCTCCAGCGGATGAAGGAGCGTCTCTACCTGGTCAAGAACGGCCGGTTTGACAAGGAGAGGTTTGCAGTATTTGACAGCAAGGAAGAGCTGGAAGAGGCCGTGCGTAACGGCTACCAGCCGCCTTACGTCGTAAACCGCAGGGCGCCGGCAGACCTCGCACAACCCTTCTGGTTCACGGTAAACGGAAAATCCTACCCATCAACACCAACCCTTTACATCAGGGAAGGTGAATCAATACGCGTCCGGTTGATAAACAGCGGCACTGAGGAGCACTACCTGCACCTCCACGGCCACGACTTCTGGCTGGTCTGTGATGACGGCATTCCCGTACCCCAGCCATGGCAGATGAACACCATGCGGCTGAGTCCCGGCAAGACCCTTGACATCATCATAGAGGGCACGAACCGCGGAATCTGGACTTTCCACGACCATGACACACGAAGGGTGACCAACAACGGCCTCTATCCCGGAGGCAACCTCATGGCCCTCGTTTACGAGGACCTGCCTGAGGAAGAAAGACGGATCATGCCTATGCAGGGTATGAACAACCTGATACCAAAAGTCGCTCTCGACGAATAA
- a CDS encoding FixH family protein produces the protein MKKILFVLLGLFFMSGVVYATGSDMVKKAGDVTVKVSVGKDAPVVGENSISVELLNAEKGSITDAEVELAYFMPAMPAMKYETSAIQKGNTYTAVLGLAMAGQWNVDVRFKRPGRKFEKITFSINAK, from the coding sequence ATGAAGAAGATACTTTTTGTTCTTTTGGGTCTGTTCTTCATGTCGGGAGTGGTATATGCAACGGGTTCTGATATGGTAAAAAAGGCTGGAGATGTAACTGTAAAGGTTTCAGTAGGGAAGGACGCTCCGGTTGTTGGAGAGAACAGTATTTCTGTGGAGCTTCTCAATGCAGAGAAGGGTTCAATAACAGATGCAGAAGTTGAGCTCGCTTACTTCATGCCTGCAATGCCTGCAATGAAATATGAAACGAGCGCAATACAAAAGGGGAACACTTACACTGCAGTGTTGGGGCTTGCAATGGCCGGACAGTGGAATGTTGATGTAAGATTCAAGCGACCGGGCAGGAAGTTCGAGAAAATAACGTTCAGTATTAATGCAAAGTAA
- a CDS encoding TolC family protein translates to MKMKIAVSILISLLVINAGWVFAGGPDYKERLSGLIEEAVKNNPELKAFEENIRVYRERPSQAESLDDPRLKLSIVNVPLDTFSFNQEPMTQKQMSIMQKFPFPGKLALKGAMAGQELEIVKKEYMEKKNDIVKQVKVVYNNLSFINKAIEITENNKALLKEFIKIAETKYAVGQGLQQDVLKSQVELSRMIDRLISLRQKKQTAIARLNTLLNRPVQMPFEEIEEISQTGFNLTFEGLQQIAVENRPVLLGLRHLINRYRFAYKFAKKDYYPDFDVGIGYGQRDDGATVERTDFVSAFVTINIPLWYKTRESRKVAEEEANIRKATEQYNAMKNNLFFQIKDILTEIEENEQQIELFSSGIIPQSTMSLQSAIAGYKVNKVDFITLVNNQITLYNYEIDYYRFIADYENKLAELEAAVGKRLF, encoded by the coding sequence ATGAAAATGAAAATTGCTGTTTCCATATTAATCTCCTTGCTGGTTATAAATGCCGGATGGGTTTTTGCCGGCGGGCCGGATTATAAAGAGAGGTTAAGCGGGTTAATAGAAGAAGCTGTCAAAAACAACCCGGAACTCAAGGCCTTTGAAGAGAATATCCGGGTGTACAGGGAAAGACCTTCCCAGGCTGAATCCCTTGATGACCCGCGTTTAAAACTGTCGATTGTCAACGTACCCCTGGATACCTTCAGTTTTAATCAGGAGCCGATGACCCAGAAGCAGATGTCCATTATGCAGAAGTTTCCTTTTCCCGGCAAGTTAGCATTAAAGGGGGCAATGGCCGGGCAGGAATTGGAGATTGTTAAAAAAGAGTACATGGAAAAGAAGAATGATATCGTAAAGCAGGTTAAGGTTGTTTATAACAATCTTTCATTTATAAACAAGGCGATTGAGATAACCGAAAATAACAAGGCACTTTTAAAGGAATTCATAAAGATAGCGGAGACCAAATATGCCGTTGGCCAGGGATTGCAGCAGGATGTGCTGAAGTCTCAGGTAGAGCTTTCAAGGATGATTGACCGATTGATCTCTCTGAGGCAAAAGAAGCAGACCGCGATAGCACGACTGAATACCCTCCTGAACCGTCCTGTTCAGATGCCATTTGAAGAGATAGAGGAGATAAGTCAGACCGGATTCAACTTGACGTTTGAAGGTCTGCAGCAGATAGCCGTAGAGAACCGTCCGGTATTGCTTGGGTTGCGGCATTTAATCAACCGGTACAGGTTTGCCTATAAGTTTGCCAAAAAGGATTATTATCCTGACTTTGATGTAGGGATAGGATATGGACAGCGTGACGATGGCGCAACGGTTGAAAGAACAGACTTTGTTTCTGCCTTTGTTACGATAAATATTCCCCTCTGGTACAAGACCAGGGAGAGCAGGAAGGTGGCGGAAGAGGAGGCAAATATCCGGAAGGCCACAGAGCAGTATAACGCAATGAAGAACAATCTCTTTTTTCAGATAAAAGATATCCTGACGGAGATAGAGGAGAATGAGCAGCAGATTGAGCTGTTCAGTTCCGGGATAATTCCACAGAGCACAATGTCACTTCAATCTGCCATTGCAGGATACAAGGTGAACAAGGTGGACTTTATAACCCTCGTTAATAACCAGATAACCCTGTATAACTACGAGATAGATTATTACCGGTTTATCGCTGACTATGAAAATAAACTTGCAGAGCTTGAAGCAGCAGTTGGGAAGAGGCTGTTTTAG
- a CDS encoding heavy metal translocating P-type ATPase — protein MQNMEHEGHDMEHMEHKGHNHKDHHAHMVADFRKRFWISLIVTIPILMLSPLVQEFIGLGESIRFPGDMYLLFGLSSFVFFYGGYPFLKGLFDELKAANPGMMTLIAIAITTAYVYSSVVVFGLSGKIFFWELATLVDIMLVGHWIEMRSIMGASRALEALATLMPSEAHLLMPDGSVKDVPLEQLKPGDKVLVKPGEKVPADGDVVDGRSSVNESMLTGESMPVTKTTGAEVIGGSINGEGSITVEIKKTGKDSFLSQVINLVREAQESKSKTQDLANKAALWLTIIALAGGGITLFVWLVIMHKDFAFALERTVTVMVITCPHALGLAVPLVVAVSTALSAKNGLLIRNRVAFERARNIQAIIFDKTGTLTEGRFGVTDTIILSDNMDEKELIKYAASVEAHSEHPIAKAIVDSSETYPVEEFMAIPGKGAEGKVNGREVKVVSPGFLREKNMTITDKRIDELSSQGKTVVFVIVDGELKGAIALADIIRPESKKAISMLRKKGIKCMMLTGDNRQVAKWVSEELNLDDYFAEVLPHEKSEKVKEVQKRGLVVAMTGDGVNDAPALAQADVGIAIGAGTDVAVETADIILVRSNPLDVVAIIDLARATYKKMIQNLAWATGYNAFAIPLAAGVLYKAGILLSPAMGAVLMSLSTVIVAINAKFLKVKKVG, from the coding sequence ATGCAGAACATGGAACACGAAGGTCATGACATGGAGCACATGGAACACAAGGGCCACAACCATAAAGACCATCACGCACACATGGTAGCTGACTTCAGAAAGAGATTCTGGATATCCCTGATTGTCACCATCCCGATCCTTATGCTCTCACCCCTGGTCCAGGAGTTTATAGGACTCGGTGAGTCCATCAGGTTTCCAGGCGACATGTACCTGCTCTTCGGCCTGTCGTCCTTTGTCTTCTTCTACGGTGGATACCCGTTTCTCAAGGGGCTTTTCGACGAATTGAAGGCAGCAAACCCAGGGATGATGACCCTGATTGCAATAGCGATTACAACGGCATATGTTTACAGCAGCGTGGTCGTCTTTGGACTAAGCGGCAAGATATTCTTCTGGGAACTTGCCACGCTTGTTGACATCATGCTCGTCGGTCACTGGATAGAGATGAGGTCTATAATGGGCGCCTCGCGTGCACTTGAGGCACTGGCAACGCTCATGCCGTCAGAGGCCCACCTGCTAATGCCCGACGGCAGTGTAAAGGACGTGCCTCTGGAACAGCTTAAGCCAGGCGACAAGGTTCTGGTAAAACCCGGTGAGAAGGTCCCGGCTGACGGTGATGTCGTTGACGGCAGGTCATCGGTAAACGAGTCCATGCTTACAGGAGAATCAATGCCTGTAACAAAAACAACAGGTGCAGAGGTAATAGGCGGTTCCATCAATGGCGAAGGGTCGATTACCGTTGAAATAAAAAAGACCGGGAAGGATTCATTCCTCTCACAGGTAATCAACCTCGTAAGGGAGGCCCAGGAGAGCAAGTCAAAGACTCAGGATCTGGCAAACAAGGCCGCCTTATGGCTCACGATAATAGCCTTGGCAGGCGGTGGAATTACATTGTTCGTATGGCTGGTCATAATGCATAAAGACTTTGCCTTTGCCCTTGAGAGGACCGTTACGGTAATGGTTATAACCTGCCCTCATGCGTTAGGTCTTGCAGTACCCCTGGTAGTTGCCGTCTCCACCGCGCTCTCTGCCAAAAACGGGCTGCTGATAAGAAACCGTGTTGCCTTTGAGAGGGCAAGGAATATTCAGGCCATCATCTTTGATAAAACAGGCACACTCACAGAGGGCAGGTTCGGCGTTACCGATACGATTATCCTTTCTGATAATATGGACGAAAAGGAACTCATCAAGTATGCCGCTTCAGTCGAGGCACACTCGGAACATCCCATAGCAAAGGCGATCGTGGATTCCTCCGAAACGTACCCCGTCGAGGAGTTTATGGCAATCCCCGGTAAGGGGGCTGAGGGCAAGGTAAACGGCAGGGAGGTAAAGGTTGTAAGCCCCGGTTTTCTGAGGGAAAAAAACATGACAATCACTGATAAACGAATCGACGAATTGTCATCTCAGGGAAAAACGGTTGTTTTTGTAATAGTTGACGGAGAGTTAAAGGGTGCAATAGCACTGGCAGATATCATCAGGCCTGAATCAAAGAAAGCAATCTCCATGCTCAGGAAAAAGGGCATCAAGTGTATGATGCTTACAGGCGACAACCGCCAGGTTGCCAAGTGGGTATCGGAAGAACTGAATCTGGACGATTATTTTGCCGAGGTTCTTCCTCATGAAAAATCGGAAAAGGTAAAAGAGGTACAGAAGAGGGGACTGGTGGTTGCAATGACTGGCGATGGCGTAAACGACGCCCCTGCACTTGCACAGGCGGATGTCGGCATTGCCATTGGAGCAGGAACAGACGTGGCTGTGGAGACAGCGGACATCATCCTTGTAAGGAGCAATCCCCTTGATGTTGTAGCCATTATCGATCTTGCCCGCGCAACGTACAAAAAGATGATCCAGAATCTTGCCTGGGCAACAGGCTACAACGCATTTGCCATACCCCTTGCAGCAGGGGTTCTTTATAAAGCCGGGATCCTGCTCAGCCCGGCAATGGGGGCAGTGCTGATGTCTTTGAGCACGGTAATCGTGGCAATAAATGCGAAGTTTTTAAAAGTAAAAAAGGTTGGGTGA
- a CDS encoding HD domain-containing phosphohydrolase produces MKPNFKKDPVCKMDVSGLHKPLTTVYKKKTHCFCSEKCRDRFLNDPELFISETKKSTGIYCKACQTEIYDGFHIKDNGPYCCEKCYFRDRFLGGVIERMEGVYLATIEAFVKAIDTREHEVGDHSYRVTQFAMVLSQKIGITGRDLVDIYCGSLLHDIGKIGIPDSILLKEGKLTEEETAVMARHPEAGYRIINHIGYLARVADIIHSHHELYDGTGYPRGLKGNEITLGARIFAVCDTLDALTVDRPYRSAIPFKEAKEYIISVSGTRFDPQVVEDFLRAEDDIEEFVAKIML; encoded by the coding sequence ATGAAACCGAATTTTAAAAAAGACCCAGTATGCAAAATGGATGTCAGCGGGCTTCATAAGCCGCTGACAACTGTTTACAAGAAAAAGACCCATTGCTTCTGCTCTGAAAAATGCAGGGACAGATTTCTTAACGACCCTGAACTATTCATTTCCGAAACCAAAAAAAGCACCGGTATCTATTGCAAGGCCTGCCAGACAGAGATATATGACGGATTCCATATAAAAGACAACGGCCCCTATTGTTGTGAAAAATGTTATTTCAGGGACAGATTCCTCGGAGGTGTGATTGAAAGGATGGAGGGCGTATACCTTGCCACCATAGAGGCATTTGTAAAGGCGATAGACACAAGGGAACATGAAGTTGGAGATCACTCCTACCGGGTTACACAGTTTGCCATGGTACTGTCTCAGAAAATCGGAATAACAGGGAGGGACCTTGTAGATATCTACTGCGGCTCACTACTGCATGACATAGGCAAGATAGGCATACCCGACTCCATCCTGCTGAAAGAGGGAAAACTCACTGAAGAAGAGACTGCTGTAATGGCACGGCATCCTGAAGCAGGTTACAGAATCATAAACCACATAGGATACCTCGCAAGGGTTGCTGATATAATACATTCCCACCACGAACTCTATGACGGTACAGGTTATCCACGAGGACTCAAGGGAAATGAAATAACACTGGGGGCAAGGATATTTGCAGTATGCGACACCCTCGACGCACTCACAGTGGACAGACCATACAGAAGCGCAATACCCTTTAAAGAGGCAAAGGAGTATATCATTTCAGTATCAGGCACCCGTTTTGACCCTCAGGTAGTAGAGGATTTTTTGCGTGCCGAAGATGACATAGAGGAGTTTGTAGCAAAGATCATGCTTTAA
- a CDS encoding efflux RND transporter periplasmic adaptor subunit — protein sequence MAVKVKKVFITVGVLVLLLFAGILWFALSGDGNPASTSSGVTAGEGSEGGSSKAERKIKYWQAPMDPTYISDKPGKSPMGMELIPVYEDEAEDEVEGVIRIDPVTVQNMGVRTKKVTKRPFFTTIRTVGYITYDEELVKDVNTKISGWVEKLYVDTTGEDVNEGQKLLSIYSPELVATQEEYLQALRYKEKTSDSAFVNVVKGADTLLESTRKRLLLMDIEPAQVRALEERGEVQKSMLLHSPATGTVIKKPVFEGMRVNPGMKLYTIADLSRVWVMVSFYEYELPFLKLGQEAEMSLPYEPGVTYKGRITFIYPYLSKKTRTVQVRMEFENPGLKLKPDMYADVVLKSKISPDAILVPSEAVIRTGVRNIVITSLGGGKFLPKEVRLGAEAEGFVQVLSGLKEGDIAVVSGQFLIDSESNLREAINKMLSAKKASQKMDMDMDMKKEDAEPGAKKEDGVSKKASQKMDMDMKKEDTGPETQKEGAESKKGAMLHPEMSSEQKKLMAEVIDDYSVIHSALVEESPAAVAEGARSLSGTVDRIKALDPDGNLEKITRPVEVSIEGLLSGDIVKARGSFAALSKTMATYVRGAGRTSALSAGIKLYFCPMKEAFWLQKAADVQNPYLGKDMLACGNEEKY from the coding sequence ATGGCAGTTAAAGTTAAAAAGGTCTTCATTACAGTTGGCGTGCTGGTGCTCCTGCTGTTTGCGGGGATCCTGTGGTTTGCCCTCAGCGGGGACGGGAATCCGGCCTCTACGTCTTCCGGTGTCACAGCCGGTGAGGGGAGTGAAGGAGGGTCATCGAAAGCAGAGAGGAAGATAAAGTACTGGCAGGCTCCAATGGATCCGACCTATATCAGTGACAAACCCGGCAAGTCTCCCATGGGGATGGAACTGATTCCGGTGTATGAAGATGAGGCTGAAGATGAGGTTGAGGGTGTGATCAGGATAGACCCTGTCACCGTGCAGAATATGGGGGTTCGGACCAAAAAGGTTACGAAACGACCCTTTTTTACCACGATCCGGACTGTTGGTTATATCACATATGACGAGGAACTCGTCAAGGATGTCAATACGAAGATATCGGGCTGGGTGGAGAAGCTCTATGTTGACACGACGGGTGAAGATGTCAATGAGGGGCAAAAACTTCTTTCCATCTACTCCCCTGAACTGGTGGCTACCCAGGAGGAATACCTTCAGGCGCTTCGCTACAAGGAGAAGACTTCCGACTCAGCTTTCGTGAATGTGGTGAAGGGTGCGGATACGCTTCTTGAGTCCACAAGGAAGAGGCTTCTGCTGATGGATATAGAACCCGCTCAGGTCAGGGCACTGGAAGAAAGGGGAGAGGTGCAGAAAAGTATGCTTCTCCATTCACCTGCTACAGGTACTGTGATAAAGAAGCCCGTCTTTGAGGGCATGAGGGTGAATCCGGGGATGAAGCTTTATACCATCGCCGATCTTTCCCGTGTGTGGGTTATGGTCTCCTTCTATGAATACGAGCTTCCTTTTCTCAAGCTCGGTCAGGAGGCGGAGATGTCACTTCCTTATGAGCCTGGCGTTACCTACAAGGGCCGTATCACCTTCATCTATCCCTACCTTTCAAAAAAGACAAGGACGGTGCAGGTCAGAATGGAGTTTGAAAATCCGGGGTTAAAACTGAAGCCGGACATGTATGCCGATGTTGTGCTGAAGTCAAAGATCAGCCCGGATGCCATACTCGTACCCTCTGAAGCGGTCATCCGGACAGGTGTTCGCAACATAGTGATAACGTCCCTGGGAGGCGGCAAGTTCCTTCCCAAAGAGGTCAGGCTCGGGGCGGAGGCTGAGGGATTTGTGCAGGTCCTTTCCGGACTGAAGGAGGGCGATATAGCAGTAGTGTCCGGACAATTCCTCATCGATTCGGAGAGTAATCTGCGAGAGGCAATAAACAAGATGCTTTCAGCCAAGAAGGCGTCACAGAAGATGGATATGGATATGGATATGAAGAAGGAAGATGCGGAGCCCGGAGCCAAAAAGGAAGATGGTGTAAGCAAGAAGGCGTCGCAGAAGATGGATATGGATATGAAGAAGGAGGACACCGGGCCTGAAACTCAGAAGGAGGGCGCTGAGAGTAAGAAGGGCGCCATGCTCCATCCGGAGATGAGCAGTGAGCAGAAGAAGCTGATGGCAGAGGTGATTGATGATTATAGTGTCATCCACAGCGCACTGGTTGAGGAATCTCCCGCTGCTGTGGCCGAAGGGGCGCGTTCCCTGTCCGGGACGGTCGACAGGATAAAGGCATTGGATCCGGACGGGAATCTGGAGAAAATTACACGCCCGGTTGAGGTCTCTATTGAAGGACTCCTTTCCGGAGATATCGTGAAGGCGCGGGGTTCCTTTGCAGCGCTCAGTAAGACGATGGCTACCTATGTCAGGGGTGCGGGCAGGACGAGTGCGCTTTCAGCGGGAATTAAACTCTATTTCTGTCCCATGAAGGAGGCTTTCTGGCTGCAGAAGGCGGCTGATGTTCAGAACCCGTATCTCGGCAAGGATATGCTCGCTTGTGGAAATGAGGAGAAGTACTGA